The Acetomicrobium thermoterrenum DSM 13490 genomic sequence TAAGGGGATGGCTCGATGCTGCTTTGAGCATGAAGCTGCCGGGCAGGGTTTTTATGATGTTTAACAACTGTTACAGGGATTACGCGGTCCAGAATGCCCTTTGGATGAAAAAAATGTTGGGATTAACTAAGGATGAAGTGCCGTTGCAAATGAGCCTGCTTGAGGGCTTGGAGGCGCCCTTGGGCAGTGAGAGGACAGGAGGGGATAATGGTGATATTAAAACGTGAGTTCAGTTTCGATGCCGCCCATTATTTGCCGGATTATCACGGCAAGTGCGAGAGGTTGCACGGACATACCTATAAAGCTGCAATTTTTGTCGAGGGACCTCCCGATGAAGAGGGGATGGTCATGGATTTTGTCGAGCTCAAAGGTTTGGTCGAAGAGAGGATTCTGTCGAAACTGGATCATTCCTGTCTTAACGATGTGATAAAAAGACCCTCGGCGGAATATATAGCTCTCTGGATATGGGGGGAAATGGGACCCCATATTAATGCGGGCAAGAGGCGGTTGAAATACGTTCAAGTATGGGAAAGTCCGGGAAGCTCAGTGATCATAGATGAAAATGACTTCGAGAATTTTCGCGGTATGCTGGAGGTCGTATCATGAGGGTGCTTTTTTCGAATAAAGGTTTCGAGCGCCTCAGGGAGATAATAGAAACTCTCTTCGAAAATCACGAGGTTCGTTACGCCGATATCCTTGAGGACCCGGATTCTCTAGGGTGGGCCGAAGTGCTAGTGAAGGGAACGGAGCCCTTCACAGCAGAGATGCTAGCTTATGCTTACAATTTAAGGAT encodes the following:
- the queD gene encoding 6-carboxytetrahydropterin synthase QueD; amino-acid sequence: MVILKREFSFDAAHYLPDYHGKCERLHGHTYKAAIFVEGPPDEEGMVMDFVELKGLVEERILSKLDHSCLNDVIKRPSAEYIALWIWGEMGPHINAGKRRLKYVQVWESPGSSVIIDENDFENFRGMLEVVS